A region of the Muricauda sp. MAR_2010_75 genome:
CGGTTTATCGCCCAGATGTAGTTTACCGAGCACCCCGGTTTTGTATCCCGCCTGTTGGAGCAATTCACCAAAGGTTTGTTGGTCAAAGTCGAATTTGGTACCGAACCTATTGTCGATAAATCCATTTTTATGACTGTACTTGCCCGTGAGTATGGTAGCCCTTGATGGCCCACAAATAGAATTGGCAACCAGACAATTCTCAAAGAGCATGCCTTCCTTGGCAATCCGATCAATATTGGGAGTTGGTGCTACTTGGGCCAATCTACCGCCATAGGCACTGATGGCCTGATAGGCATGGTCATCACTGATAATGAAGACAATATTGGGCCTTTTTTGGTTTTCATCTTTTTGTTGGGCCTGTATTTTGGTAATGCTGAACGACCACAACATTACGAATACCAGTATGATTTGAAAAGGATTCTTCATGTTATTTTATTTAAACTTATAGATGATTTCTGTTGGCTTATATCCTATACGATGCGCATTGACTTGAATGGTCTGCCCTTTTTTGAGTGATATGTTACCACCGGTGTAAACATTCCACGGCTTGGGCACGGTCACTGTTTTTTTGTTGTTATGTGGCATTAGGTAGAAAAAGTCCCAAGTTTTTATGTCCCGTACCAAGGTGGAATCCGCTACATTGTCCTTGAATATTCGATAACCTATGGAGGCACCATCGGTGGCACATGAAAGTGTTACACCTTCCTTGCTTTTTTTTATGACTGGTTTTTCGGTCATAGGGGCATCATCCTTACCTTTCCACCACATGTTCCTGACCATTTCTTTTTCTGGAATTTTACCGGTGTCCCCAACAACTTCCAGCCAGTTAAAAAGTACTTCTTTCAACTCGTTTTTCTTGTCTTGGTATGCGGGGTCGTCTGCTAGATTGTGTACTTCGTCCGGATCTTTGGTGGTATAATAGAATTCTTCTTGCGGTTTTGGCGTATTGAACCAGTCCGAAAGGTATGGATTGGTAATCTTGCCTGCATCCCTCATATCAATGATTTCCTGCATGCTGACCATTTGTCTTCTGTAGGCCAAATCCTGGTATTTGGGCAATTCGGGATGAAAATTATAAACGTACCTAAAGGTCCCATCGGTCACAGAGCGAACTCTATCATATTTATCCGCCATTCTATCCCTGCCGGCAAATACATATTGGTTCTTTTCACTTCCCGATTTTGGGCCCAAAAATGGCTTGCCCTGCAAGTAGTCTGGAATATCAGCCCTGGCAATGGATAACATACTGGGGGCGAAATCAACGGAACTGATCAAGTCATTGTTCACGGTACCGGCCATTTCAGATCCTGGATGTTTCACAACAAATGGGATATGGGTGCCTCTCTCCAAGATTTCACGTTTCATCCAGGGCAAATTGCCTCCATGATCACTATAAAAGATCACATAACTATCATCATAGACCCCATCTTTTTTTAGTTGTTGGATCAATTCTCCCACATCACTGTCCATTTGCTCAATCCGAGTATACAAGGCAGCCTTGTCGTGCCTCATTTGTTCCGTATTCTGGTAATAAAGGGGCAGCACCATTTTAGATGGATCGTAGTAGAGGGAATCTGGAGGAGAAATGATTTGGGACTCATGCGAAATGGCAAAGTTAAAGACACTGAAGAAAGGTTGCCCAGCCTTCCTGTTTTGGTAGGAGGCACCAATACTGCTTTCGTCCCAAACGGTCACGGGCTCCTCAAATTGATAATCTTCTTTTGCGTTGTTCGATGTGTAATACCCAACTTTTCTCAGATACTCGGGAAAAGCCTTGACTTTTGGTGGTAACACGGCCGAATAGCTGGGGACCCCTTCGGGCATCAATTTTGAGTTGTTATGAGTAGTTCTCATATGGGAAGTCCCGATGGAGATCTGGTTCATTCCCGTAATGATAGAGGACCTACTTGGGGCACAGACCCCAGCAGTCGTATATACCCGCGTATACCTAACGCCATCCCTTGCCAGTGCGTCAATATTGGGAGTCCGCACAGTGGCATCCCCATAAACCCCGATATAGGGGGAAATATCTTCACAAACGATCCAAACAATATTAGATTTGGTCTGGGAAAATGTGTGCGCGGTGAAAATAAATATAAGAAGAATCGTAAATCGTTTGGTAATCGTTCTTAAAAATAATGTTACAGTATGCGAAAAAGAATCAAAAATCATGTTGTACAAGATTGGCTTCACTAATTAGAGCGATCCATTTTCCTTTTATAGACAAGATTTTGATTTTTTTTTCTAGTGTGCTACTTCAGCTAAAATGGCAATAAACTCTCATTCTTTTAAGTGAAACATTAAAATCTCATAGGGTGTCTTTCCCTTAAATGCACCTTGTGTTCTATAAAGTTATAAAAGTCTTCCCATTGTTTTATTTTCTTGTTCAAATCAACATCATCAGAATAATCTAGTAGTTGATAAAACTCTTTCTTGTCCGTGAGGTGTGATCGTTCCACCTTTCCGTGAGCTGTGGTCTTCCTGGCTCTATGTAACGGTGCTCCATGCCAAGGTCCTTCACGTGCCAATTGAACCTAGATTGGAACTCATGTCAATTGTCTGTCTGGACTGCATGGATTCGGAAAGGGAACTTATTGGCAACATAATCCATAAAGTCAATGGAACTTGACTGGTTGTGACTTTCATATACTTTCAATGCCCTGATACGCGTGTAATCATCAATGGCCGTGTACTGATATCGTTTTATCTTTTTTCCTTCGTTGGTGTGGAAAATCAAGAATTTAACATCCACTTGGACATGGTGTCCCGGAGTTTCCTTGGCGTAACGTTTAGGTCCCATCGCTTTTCTGGTAACTGCTCGTTTGAGCGGTTTGATACCGTTTCTTTTAAGGGTCCTATAAACACTTGATTCAGAAATATTGATGTCATGGTATCTTTCCAAGTACCATTTGATACGCCATGCGCCAAGTTTGTATTTCCTTCTAAGGTCCAATATCAGATCAACCGTTTTTTGATTGATTCTATTGGGGTAGGTATCCGCTTCCCTTTTTTTCCTTAAAAGACCCTCTGTCCCATACTAATCATACTTTCTTTTCCAGCTAAAGAAAGTGCTCCTGCTCACATTGAACATCTCACAGGTTTCCTTGACCTTTCCATAATCTATTGCAAAGTCCAATACCCTCAGTTTGAACTTCCATCTCAAAAGTGTCTCTTTAAATATTATCAAAATAGTACACTTTTAGTTGACGTAGTCACATACATGAACAAGTAACAGGGAGCCTTCAGGAGGTCCTACATTCTACATAAATAATATACAACCTAAAGTCTCACTTAAAGGGGAGGGATTTTCCCTGGATAAATATAATAAAATCGAGCACTTATGTATATTAGTTAATACTTAATCTGACAATCTCAATATATTAGTTTAACCCTTGAATTAGTGGAAACGCCAGACATAGTATATCATCTTCGTCGGGTCAAAGTGAGTGTAGCTGGCCAGTGAAAGTGAGCCACTTTTGATTTGTGCTGTTTGTAAAGTCCCAAAGGTCTTTTTTTGCCAAAGAGGACCATGGCGAACAAGCAGGTAGACGTGCAAAAATAAATAGATATTCAAATTCTACACCTGGGGTGTGAGCAAGCGGCGGATAAGCCAGAAGTTAGGCATCTTCCGAACACGGTGGACAAGCACATCGATTTCTCTAAGCTTTACCGCTTGACGACATATGAGGTGGAGAATATTTATACTCCTTGATGGGCTAAAATCAAGCTCTTCTGATATGAAATGACTTATTTAAAATGATTTCAATATCTTTCTTTAAAAAGTTCGAATTCTGTCCTGCCGAGGTCACGAATAAATCGAAAAGCAAGCAAAATCATAAAGCTTGCTTTTTTGATTTTGCGCCTTTTTGATTTTCAGCGCGTAGCGCTAAGGACGCGAAACCATCCTGCCGCGGTCACTGGGCAGCAATGCCAAACAAATGGAAAACCTTGCAAAATCCACTAATTGCAAGGTTTTCTTAGGTTTTGGCCAAACCCAATCTTCTACTAAGAAAATACTATTCAAAAAAAGGTATTCCGGGTGTGGCATATTTCCGCATGGCTTCCTGATTGATCTCTACGCCAAGTCCAGGTTTATCTGGTAATGGTATGTAACCGTCCTTAGTTAAAAAATCATCCCCTTCAAAAGTGACTATTTCCTTATACATATCATTTTCATGGAAGTAAATCTGCCATTCAAGGATAAGGAAATTTGGCACGGCCGCGCAAACATGTGCCGAAGATACGGCTCCAAGATATGAGGCGACCATATGCGGTGCAAAAGGGGTATTATAGGTATTGGCCATATTAGCTATGCGCAATCCTTCTCCCAAACCTCCGCATTTTTGAAGATCAGGCATAATAACGTCTACGGCACCAATTTCAAAGGGATGCCTAAACCCATAGGTCAAGTACCAATTTTCGCCACCGCAAATGGGAGTGGTAGTGGATTCACGAATACGTGCATACGACTCCGGAACCTCAGCAGGCACTGGTTCTTCCAACCACATGAGATTGTAAGGCTCTAAAGCTTTGGCTATTTTCATGCCCGAAGCTTCATCAAATCTACCATGACAGTCCACACAAATATCAATGTCCGGGCCTACAGCCTCACGAACCGCAGCAATTTGGGCTTCCATACGCCGTAGTTCCGGAATACTTACACTCCAGTTGTACGGATCCAATTTATTGGGATCCTGACGATCATCAATATCAAATTTTACCGCAGTAAAACCGTATTTGTCCACATCTTCCTTGGCTCTTCTACCCATCTCTGTTGGTTCAAGCCGACTTCCCGCCGTATCGCAGTAAACTCGGATTTTATCACGGAATTTGCCACCCATTAATTGGTAAACGGGCAATCCCAAAGCCTTGCCCACTAAATCCCACAATGCTGTTTCCAAAGCTGTCATCACACAGACATACATACCGGCCTGGGCTCCTTTAAAGAGACCTCCCCTGCGCATTTCTTCTTGGAGTCGATTAATGTTCAAGGGGTTTTGACCAATCAAGTGATTTTTAGCCAAGTGGTGCACAACGTGGTATGTTCCGTAAACCCCGTCAACACCCTGGCCATGGCCAACGATATCCTGATTGGTGTAGATTTTCACGAAAAGACTGTGCTCATTGCGAATAAACCCGCATTTCACCGCCGTGATCTTAAGATCGGACGGTGCTGATGATTTTGGTGTTCTTTCCATAGAGGATGCCAACCCATTATAGGAAGTGGCCAACATTGCACCGCTAATACCCAAAGTGGTCCTGGACAAAAAAGAACGGCGCGACGTCTTTTTGCCAACGGACGAAGAAAATAATTTCATTGAATTTGATTTTGATTTTGATTTTGATTTTGATTTGTAAACTACTAAATATACTAAAAATGAAAATAGGTTTTTAAGGGAATGCCAGCACGTAGGTACGGACAAATGGAGAAAGGAAGTAAGTAATAAAACTTGCTTTTATAGTTTTTGATTTTCAATACGCGGAGACAGGAAGGGGCAGCAATGCCAAATTAATCGAGTTTTCGCTCCAGCACATAATCATCCATTACATAGCCCCCGCCAATATCCTGCACTATGGAATCCACGTTGAGGAAGCCCATTTTTTCATAGGCGGCAATGGAGTCTGAATTATACTTGTTTACAGTCAACCTAATTTTGGCAAGATTAAGCTCTTTGGCTTGCGATTGCATAAAGGAAAGGCCCACTTTAGCCACTCCATTTCCTCTTGCCGATTTTAAGACATACAACTTACTCAAAAAGAGAGCATCCTCATTGATACTATAAGAAAAATATCCAACAAACTCATCTTTAAATTGGAGTAGGTAATACGCAATTCCCTTTTCCAATTGCTCTTGAATTGCGTTTTCAGATTGAAACTTATCTAGCATATAGTTTACCTGCTCCAATCCGATGATGGGGGTGTAATGTTCGGTCCAAATGATTTTTGCCAAATCGGCCACTACACCAATATTTGCTTTTAATTTTACTGGTACGATGTTGATCATTCCTTAAAATAATTAGGTTGCCCTTATTGTAAACCAAATTAAAGGAAAAACCTGCAAAATCCATTGGACAAGAGGATTCTAAGCATTTTTAAACCCTTATTTATCTATTTAAGAAAGCTCTACGCATTTACAATGCTGGGGTAATTGCCCAAAATCCACCATTTATGGTCTTCCCTGACCAAGACTATCAAAGATTCAAATTGCAATTCTTTGCTTTTTAACCTCACCCTAGCGTAGGCCAAATCGTCCAAAACCTCTACATGGATTGTCTCCATTGTTCTGGGAATTCCCCCAAAGGTACCGTCTTTGACCAGCCCAATGTATTCCTCCTTATCCAAATGAAAAATCCCTTTTTGGGTAAAAAAGCCAGATTGCACATTTCGGTAGTTCTTGTGAAGGGTACTGGCCAAAAGTTCAACATCATTAGTATCACCTCCCTTTATAAAGGCATTTAAGGTTTCCATTACTTCTGTGGATTGCATATTGGGTTGTTTTATTGCGGTTACCTGTATTTCAATTTTCATTCTTGGGTCCGAAAGTCCTGCGGCGATCATTGTGGCAGCTGGCTTGGACGTACCAAAGTGGTTTCTCAATAGGGGCCAGCATGCTTCAAAATCACTTGCATTTGGTAGGATATACGTAATCCTAACCACATCTTCTAAACTAGCATTGGCATTTTGCAGGGCATTTTGGATATTTCTGATGCATTGATCAGCCTGAACCACTATATCATCGGATATGGTCATGGTTTCATAATCAAATCCCGTGGTTCCCGAAACAAAAATCCAATTGCCACATACCAAGGCCCTTGAGTATCCAATTTGTTCTTCAAAAGTTGACCCGGAGGTAATATGTTGTTTTCTCATTGGTATCATTTTTTTAATTTTCATAGTGATTCGTGAGTTACTTTTTGGTCAGCTCCAATTGGTTTTGATCCACTGGAAAACTATCGTACTTGTTATACAGTTTTTGATGCTTTTCTGGATCTATCGGGTCTTCACCCAATATCTGATGTAAACCTTTAAAAAATCCCTCTCTTTTCATTGAAGGGGTAAAAACAAGCATCAACTTAACTATGGTATCAGAATCATTTTTAAATCCATGTGGCGTAAACCTGGGAATGAAAACCACAGCACCTTTGGAAAGCTGTTTTGTTTCAGTGCCATGCATCACCGTTAACGTACCCTCGGTTACTATAAAAGTTTCATCCATAAACCGATGGTAATGCAAATGTGCCCCAATGGCCATGGGTTGTAGGATAATTTCGTAAATACCCATTTGGTCGTTGGTGAGGTCGCTGGTAACCTTAAATGTGAACGATCCACTGCCCAGTTCCATTTTCTCTCCTTCACTTGGATAAATGATGTGGGAATTGTCTACCAACGTATCTTCAAGATAATTTTCTTCCTTGATGTCCATTATCAATTTTGATTAAAGCATTGTGTTATTTGTTCCTTTGTGGATCTAAATCGGTTTGCGGAACCTTCATGGGTGGTGCCATAAATGGAGAAAGTGTCCACCTCCACAATCCCAATAAAGTTTAAAATACCTTGGAGGTATCTTTCCACACCATCCGGTGATTCCCCGTTTATGGGCATTCCTCCCCTAGAAACGATTACCGCCGCTTTTTTCCCAGAAAGCAACCCTTTTCTAGTATAATTTTCTGGATCATAGCCAAAAGTCCTGTTGATGCGCACTACATGA
Encoded here:
- a CDS encoding sulfatase, which codes for MIFDSFSHTVTLFLRTITKRFTILLIFIFTAHTFSQTKSNIVWIVCEDISPYIGVYGDATVRTPNIDALARDGVRYTRVYTTAGVCAPSRSSIITGMNQISIGTSHMRTTHNNSKLMPEGVPSYSAVLPPKVKAFPEYLRKVGYYTSNNAKEDYQFEEPVTVWDESSIGASYQNRKAGQPFFSVFNFAISHESQIISPPDSLYYDPSKMVLPLYYQNTEQMRHDKAALYTRIEQMDSDVGELIQQLKKDGVYDDSYVIFYSDHGGNLPWMKREILERGTHIPFVVKHPGSEMAGTVNNDLISSVDFAPSMLSIARADIPDYLQGKPFLGPKSGSEKNQYVFAGRDRMADKYDRVRSVTDGTFRYVYNFHPELPKYQDLAYRRQMVSMQEIIDMRDAGKITNPYLSDWFNTPKPQEEFYYTTKDPDEVHNLADDPAYQDKKNELKEVLFNWLEVVGDTGKIPEKEMVRNMWWKGKDDAPMTEKPVIKKSKEGVTLSCATDGASIGYRIFKDNVADSTLVRDIKTWDFFYLMPHNNKKTVTVPKPWNVYTGGNISLKKGQTIQVNAHRIGYKPTEIIYKFK
- a CDS encoding mandelate racemase/muconate lactonizing enzyme family protein, which encodes MKLFSSSVGKKTSRRSFLSRTTLGISGAMLATSYNGLASSMERTPKSSAPSDLKITAVKCGFIRNEHSLFVKIYTNQDIVGHGQGVDGVYGTYHVVHHLAKNHLIGQNPLNINRLQEEMRRGGLFKGAQAGMYVCVMTALETALWDLVGKALGLPVYQLMGGKFRDKIRVYCDTAGSRLEPTEMGRRAKEDVDKYGFTAVKFDIDDRQDPNKLDPYNWSVSIPELRRMEAQIAAVREAVGPDIDICVDCHGRFDEASGMKIAKALEPYNLMWLEEPVPAEVPESYARIRESTTTPICGGENWYLTYGFRHPFEIGAVDVIMPDLQKCGGLGEGLRIANMANTYNTPFAPHMVASYLGAVSSAHVCAAVPNFLILEWQIYFHENDMYKEIVTFEGDDFLTKDGYIPLPDKPGLGVEINQEAMRKYATPGIPFFE
- a CDS encoding GNAT family N-acetyltransferase is translated as MINIVPVKLKANIGVVADLAKIIWTEHYTPIIGLEQVNYMLDKFQSENAIQEQLEKGIAYYLLQFKDEFVGYFSYSINEDALFLSKLYVLKSARGNGVAKVGLSFMQSQAKELNLAKIRLTVNKYNSDSIAAYEKMGFLNVDSIVQDIGGGYVMDDYVLERKLD
- a CDS encoding Rid family hydrolase, with translation MRKQHITSGSTFEEQIGYSRALVCGNWIFVSGTTGFDYETMTISDDIVVQADQCIRNIQNALQNANASLEDVVRITYILPNASDFEACWPLLRNHFGTSKPAATMIAAGLSDPRMKIEIQVTAIKQPNMQSTEVMETLNAFIKGGDTNDVELLASTLHKNYRNVQSGFFTQKGIFHLDKEEYIGLVKDGTFGGIPRTMETIHVEVLDDLAYARVRLKSKELQFESLIVLVREDHKWWILGNYPSIVNA
- a CDS encoding cupin domain-containing protein; this translates as MDIKEENYLEDTLVDNSHIIYPSEGEKMELGSGSFTFKVTSDLTNDQMGIYEIILQPMAIGAHLHYHRFMDETFIVTEGTLTVMHGTETKQLSKGAVVFIPRFTPHGFKNDSDTIVKLMLVFTPSMKREGFFKGLHQILGEDPIDPEKHQKLYNKYDSFPVDQNQLELTKK